Proteins from one Bacteroides mediterraneensis genomic window:
- a CDS encoding FAD:protein FMN transferase, which yields MNKSKLKWQVPFLILLIVGTVLILRKQSPYQTDQGLVFGTVYKITYQSSENLKDEIEKELQKVDNSLSPFNKQSVITRINQNTDLHTDSLFVYVFNLAKEVSHDTGKAYDVTVAPLVNAWGFGFKHSQFPDSLTIDSLRQFVGIDKIQLNADGEVVKSDPRMMLDFSSIAKGFGVDCVARLFDRKGIKNYMIDIGGELVMKGQNAKMETWRIGVNKPIDDSLSVNQELQTILEITDAGMATSGNYRNFYYKDGKKYAHTIDPRTGYPVQHNILSSTVIAKNCATADAYATAFMVLGLDSAKAVCDSHPELDAYFIYTDKNGKLQTYSTEGMKKYMRN from the coding sequence ATGAACAAAAGCAAACTGAAATGGCAAGTACCGTTCCTCATCCTGCTCATTGTGGGAACCGTACTGATTCTGAGAAAGCAATCGCCTTATCAGACCGACCAAGGCCTGGTGTTCGGCACCGTTTATAAAATCACTTACCAGTCGTCGGAAAACCTGAAAGACGAGATTGAAAAAGAACTGCAGAAGGTGGACAATTCCTTGTCTCCGTTCAACAAGCAGTCGGTCATTACGCGTATCAACCAAAACACCGACCTGCATACCGACAGCCTGTTTGTCTACGTGTTCAATCTGGCCAAAGAGGTATCTCATGATACAGGAAAAGCATACGACGTAACAGTCGCTCCGTTGGTCAATGCCTGGGGCTTCGGATTCAAGCATTCCCAGTTTCCCGACTCGCTGACCATCGACAGTCTGCGCCAGTTTGTGGGTATCGACAAAATCCAGCTGAATGCAGACGGAGAAGTCGTCAAGTCCGACCCACGCATGATGCTCGACTTCAGCTCCATTGCCAAAGGATTCGGAGTGGACTGCGTAGCCCGTCTGTTCGACCGGAAAGGTATCAAGAACTACATGATTGACATCGGTGGAGAACTGGTCATGAAAGGACAGAATGCCAAGATGGAGACCTGGCGGATTGGAGTCAACAAACCGATTGACGATTCTTTATCTGTCAATCAGGAGTTACAGACCATACTCGAAATCACCGATGCCGGTATGGCCACATCGGGCAACTACCGCAATTTCTACTACAAGGACGGAAAGAAATATGCACATACCATCGACCCGCGGACAGGCTATCCCGTGCAGCACAACATCCTTTCTTCCACCGTCATTGCCAAGAACTGCGCTACGGCTGATGCCTACGCCACCGCCTTCATGGTACTGGGACTGGATTCTGCCAAAGCTGTCTGCGACTCCCATCCCGAGCTGGATGCCTATTTCATTTATACGGACAAGAACGGCAAATTACAGACTTATTCTACAGAAGGCATGAAGAAATACATGCGGAATTAA
- a CDS encoding DMT family transporter — MWLLLAFCSAALLGFYDVFKKKSLANNAVLPVLGLNTLFSSLIFLPFILISHFHPETLKDTLFYVPSAGWEVHKFILLKSFIVLSSWTFGYFGMKHLPLTIVGPINATRPVMTLVGALLIFGERLNVYQWIGVLMAIISFFMLSRSGKKEGIDFKHDKWIWFVVLAAVLGAVSGLYDKYLMGRFNNMVVQAWYNVYQLFLMGGVLMFLWWPKRKHSTPFHWDWCIILISVFLSAADFVYFYALGMDGAMISIVSMVRRGSVIVSFLFGAMIFREKNLKSKVVDLILVLIGMFFLYLGNVLG; from the coding sequence ATGTGGTTATTACTGGCTTTTTGCTCAGCGGCGTTGCTGGGCTTTTATGATGTCTTCAAGAAAAAATCGTTGGCAAACAATGCAGTGCTCCCGGTGCTGGGACTGAATACGCTTTTTTCAAGTCTGATTTTTCTGCCGTTTATTTTGATTTCACACTTTCATCCGGAAACTTTGAAGGATACGCTTTTTTATGTGCCTTCAGCAGGCTGGGAAGTGCATAAGTTCATTCTGCTGAAATCGTTTATCGTGCTTTCTTCGTGGACGTTCGGTTATTTTGGCATGAAGCATTTGCCGTTGACCATCGTGGGGCCGATTAATGCGACCCGTCCAGTCATGACGCTGGTGGGTGCCTTGCTGATATTCGGCGAGCGCCTGAATGTGTACCAGTGGATTGGGGTGCTGATGGCCATTATCTCGTTCTTCATGTTGAGCCGTTCGGGAAAGAAGGAAGGCATTGACTTCAAGCACGACAAGTGGATTTGGTTTGTAGTACTGGCCGCTGTGCTGGGAGCGGTGAGCGGATTGTACGACAAATACCTGATGGGACGCTTCAATAACATGGTGGTGCAGGCATGGTACAATGTCTATCAGCTTTTCCTGATGGGAGGAGTATTGATGTTCCTGTGGTGGCCCAAGCGGAAGCACAGTACACCGTTTCACTGGGACTGGTGCATCATTCTGATTTCGGTCTTCTTGTCGGCCGCTGATTTCGTGTATTTCTACGCCTTGGGGATGGATGGAGCTATGATTTCCATCGTATCCATGGTACGACGGGGGAGCGTGATTGTTTCCTTCCTGTTCGGGGCTATGATTTTCCGGGAGAAAAACCTGAAGAGTAAGGTGGTCGACCTGATTCTGGTACTGATTGGGATGTTCTTCCTTTATCTGGGTAATGTACTGGGATAA
- a CDS encoding PAS domain-containing sensor histidine kinase, producing MRLSTLFFLLGLLLALAWGILLSFTLSTKSPLLYVGEGVISFSLVILFYFYWKVIKPLNSIASGMDLLREQDFSSRLAPVGQAEADRIVEMFNRMMDQLKNERLRLREQNHFLDLLINVSPMGVIILTFDEQISMLNTAALRFLGYTSVEELMGKRLEELDTPLAEEVSRLPKDTTDTIRLSDAKIYRCSRLSFVDRGFSHPFVLIESLTAEVVKAEKKAYEKVIRMIAHEVNNTTAGITSTLETARDALETLEEETGDLREVMQVCVERCLGMSRFITNFANVVKIPEPSLEQVRLNDRVTACRMFMETICRERQITLHNELCAENPKVWMDTALFEQVLVNIIKNAAESIGQGGDIFIRTSVSPVMLEIADTGKGISKEVETKLFSPFFSTKPHGQGIGLIFIREVLTRHGCAFSLRTYPDGLTRFRISFPARRADLSGKNG from the coding sequence ATGAGGTTGAGCACGTTGTTTTTTCTCTTGGGTTTGCTGTTGGCTTTGGCTTGGGGAATCTTATTGTCTTTCACCTTAAGTACGAAGAGTCCGCTTTTGTATGTAGGAGAAGGAGTGATTTCTTTCAGTCTGGTTATCTTGTTTTATTTTTACTGGAAGGTGATTAAACCACTCAACAGCATTGCGAGTGGGATGGACTTGCTGCGTGAACAGGATTTCAGTAGCCGGCTTGCACCGGTGGGACAGGCCGAGGCCGACCGTATCGTGGAGATGTTCAACCGGATGATGGACCAGTTGAAGAATGAACGCCTGCGCTTGCGGGAACAGAACCACTTTTTGGACTTGCTCATTAATGTATCGCCCATGGGGGTGATTATTCTGACTTTCGACGAACAGATATCCATGCTGAATACTGCGGCTTTGCGGTTTTTAGGGTATACTTCAGTCGAGGAACTGATGGGAAAGCGGTTGGAGGAACTGGATACGCCTCTGGCGGAGGAAGTGTCACGTTTGCCTAAGGATACGACCGATACGATTCGTTTGAGTGATGCCAAAATCTACCGTTGTTCCAGGCTTTCGTTTGTAGACCGTGGATTCTCCCATCCTTTTGTGCTGATAGAGAGTTTGACGGCCGAGGTGGTCAAGGCGGAGAAAAAGGCTTACGAAAAAGTGATTCGAATGATTGCTCATGAGGTGAACAATACTACGGCAGGCATTACCTCAACTTTGGAGACGGCAAGAGATGCACTGGAAACACTGGAAGAAGAAACGGGCGATTTACGGGAGGTCATGCAGGTTTGTGTGGAACGTTGTCTGGGGATGAGCCGTTTCATCACCAATTTTGCCAATGTGGTGAAAATTCCAGAACCGAGTTTGGAACAAGTGCGATTGAACGACCGGGTGACCGCGTGCCGGATGTTTATGGAAACCATCTGTCGGGAGCGGCAGATTACGTTGCACAATGAGCTGTGTGCAGAAAACCCGAAGGTATGGATGGATACGGCTTTATTTGAGCAAGTGTTGGTGAACATCATCAAGAATGCGGCAGAAAGTATCGGACAGGGGGGTGACATTTTCATTCGTACGTCGGTGTCTCCGGTCATGCTTGAAATAGCCGATACGGGGAAAGGCATCTCCAAAGAGGTGGAAACGAAACTGTTCAGCCCGTTCTTTTCTACCAAGCCTCACGGACAAGGAATCGGACTGATTTTTATCCGCGAAGTGCTGACCCGTCATGGGTGTGCGTTCTCTTTGCGGACGTATCCGGACGGACTGACGCGGTTCCGTATTTCATTTCCTGCACGGCGTGCAGATTTGTCTGGGAAGAACGGTTGA
- a CDS encoding sigma-54 dependent transcriptional regulator gives MILIIDDDSAIRSSLTFMLKRAKYEVQAVPGPKEAMEAVRSITPQLILMDMNFSLSTDGAEGLLLLKQVKLFCPDVPVILMTAWGSIPLAVQGMRAGAFDFITKPWNNAALMQRIETALELTEKEEAAGVSVTSEEDFDRSHIIGKSKALEAVLATVKRVSRTSASVLVTGESGTGKELIAEAIHLNSPRRNQPFVKVNLGGISQTLFESEMFGHKKGAFTDAVTDRKGRFELADKGTIFLDEIGELDLSCQVKLLRVLQEQTFEPLGESRPRKVDVRVVCATNANLEQMVREHTFREDLFYRINLITVHLPALRERREDIPLLARHFVESRCRADGLPQVELSGDALAFLSRLPYPGNIRELKNLVERTLLVCGKDCLTAADFQSQYRPAAVSTDSMAEVKGLTLEELEKRTILQALEAHDNNLTQVALSLGISRAALYRRLEKYGISFND, from the coding sequence ATGATACTAATAATAGATGATGATAGTGCCATTCGTTCGTCGCTCACTTTTATGCTCAAACGGGCGAAATATGAGGTACAGGCGGTGCCAGGACCCAAAGAAGCGATGGAAGCAGTGCGTTCCATTACTCCGCAGTTGATATTGATGGACATGAATTTCAGTCTCTCTACTGACGGAGCGGAGGGTTTGCTTTTATTGAAGCAGGTCAAACTGTTTTGTCCGGATGTACCTGTCATTCTGATGACGGCCTGGGGAAGTATCCCTCTGGCAGTACAAGGAATGCGGGCTGGAGCCTTTGATTTCATTACCAAACCGTGGAACAATGCGGCGTTGATGCAGCGTATTGAAACGGCGTTGGAACTGACGGAAAAGGAGGAAGCTGCCGGTGTCTCGGTCACATCAGAAGAGGATTTCGACCGCAGTCATATCATTGGGAAGAGCAAGGCCTTGGAAGCGGTGTTGGCGACGGTGAAGAGGGTATCCCGGACAAGTGCTTCGGTACTGGTGACGGGAGAAAGTGGTACTGGGAAAGAACTGATTGCCGAGGCGATACACTTGAACAGTCCGCGCAGGAACCAGCCTTTTGTCAAAGTCAATTTGGGAGGAATTTCGCAGACTTTGTTTGAGAGTGAGATGTTCGGACACAAGAAAGGGGCGTTTACCGATGCGGTGACCGACCGGAAAGGACGCTTCGAACTGGCGGATAAAGGGACGATTTTCTTGGACGAAATTGGTGAACTGGACTTGTCGTGTCAGGTTAAGCTGCTTCGGGTGTTGCAGGAGCAGACGTTTGAACCGTTGGGGGAGAGCCGTCCGCGGAAGGTGGATGTACGGGTGGTCTGTGCCACCAATGCCAATCTGGAGCAGATGGTGCGTGAGCATACGTTCCGGGAGGATTTGTTTTATCGCATCAACCTGATTACGGTGCATCTTCCGGCTTTGCGCGAGCGGCGGGAGGACATTCCTCTGCTGGCCCGTCATTTTGTGGAAAGCCGCTGCCGGGCCGACGGATTGCCGCAAGTGGAACTTTCGGGGGATGCGTTGGCATTTTTGAGTCGTTTGCCTTACCCCGGAAATATTCGTGAACTGAAGAATCTGGTGGAGCGTACGTTGCTGGTGTGTGGAAAAGACTGTCTGACGGCAGCCGACTTTCAGTCACAGTACCGTCCGGCTGCTGTTTCCACAGATTCTATGGCAGAGGTAAAAGGACTTACACTTGAGGAATTGGAAAAGCGTACCATTCTTCAGGCATTGGAGGCTCATGACAATAATCTGACGCAGGTCGCTCTTTCGTTGGGTATCAGTCGGGCGGCTTTGTATCGTCGGTTGGAAAAATACGGTATTTCGTTTAACGATTAA
- a CDS encoding TolC family protein — protein MERTHVLTLDEAIMLARVQSVDAAVALNELKTAYWEYRTYRAELLPEVNFTATLPSYHKGYNSYQQNDGSYTYVRNNYMQMNGQLSIDQNIWFTGGTLSLNTSLDFLRQMDGSSGNRFMSVPLALTLNQPVFGVNQTKWDRRIEPVRYAEAKAAFLSATEEVTMTTINYFFNLLLARENVAIARQNLENAEKLYEVAKAKRRMGQISENDVLQLQLNVLDARSSLTSNESALKSHMFTLRSFLALGENEELVPEVPDSVPEVRLEYADVLSKALANNSFAQNIRRRQLEADYEVAKAKGNMREITLFAQVGFTGTDRRFDTAYRRLKDNQVVEIGFKIPILDWGKRRGQVKVAQSNREVTESKLRQESMNFNQNLFVLVEQFNNQQTQLHLADEADKIARKRYHTNVETFLVGKISTLDLNDSQSQKDEARRKHINELFYYWYYYYQLRSLTLWDFAAGTGIEADFEKIVRH, from the coding sequence ATGGAAAGAACGCATGTGTTGACGTTGGACGAGGCCATTATGCTGGCACGGGTACAGAGTGTGGATGCGGCCGTAGCTTTGAACGAACTGAAAACGGCGTATTGGGAGTATCGTACCTATCGTGCGGAACTGTTGCCGGAGGTGAACTTTACGGCCACCCTTCCTTCTTACCACAAGGGGTATAATTCGTATCAGCAGAATGACGGTTCCTATACCTATGTGCGGAACAACTACATGCAGATGAACGGACAGCTTTCCATCGACCAGAATATCTGGTTCACGGGAGGTACGTTGTCGTTGAATACCTCTCTTGATTTTCTGCGGCAGATGGATGGCAGTTCCGGCAATCGTTTTATGTCGGTCCCGTTGGCTTTGACCTTGAACCAGCCTGTCTTTGGGGTGAATCAGACCAAATGGGACCGTCGGATTGAACCGGTGCGTTATGCGGAGGCCAAAGCGGCTTTTCTGAGTGCGACGGAAGAGGTGACGATGACCACTATAAATTATTTTTTCAATCTGCTACTGGCTCGTGAAAATGTGGCTATTGCCAGGCAGAACCTGGAAAATGCAGAAAAATTGTATGAGGTAGCCAAAGCCAAGCGTCGGATGGGGCAGATTAGTGAAAACGATGTGTTGCAGTTGCAATTGAATGTGCTGGATGCCCGCTCTTCGCTGACTTCCAACGAGAGTGCCTTGAAGAGTCACATGTTTACCTTGCGTTCGTTTCTGGCTTTGGGGGAGAACGAAGAATTAGTACCGGAGGTGCCGGATTCCGTGCCCGAGGTCCGGTTGGAGTATGCAGATGTGTTGTCCAAGGCTTTGGCTAATAACTCCTTTGCCCAGAATATCCGTCGTAGGCAGCTCGAAGCCGATTATGAAGTAGCCAAGGCCAAAGGAAATATGCGCGAAATCACGCTCTTTGCCCAGGTCGGATTTACAGGAACCGACCGACGTTTTGATACGGCTTATCGTCGGTTGAAAGACAATCAGGTGGTGGAGATTGGTTTCAAGATTCCGATTTTGGATTGGGGGAAGCGCCGCGGGCAGGTGAAAGTGGCACAGAGCAACCGGGAAGTGACGGAAAGCAAGTTGCGGCAGGAATCCATGAATTTCAATCAGAATCTGTTTGTGCTGGTGGAGCAGTTCAACAACCAGCAGACACAGCTTCATTTGGCGGATGAGGCCGATAAGATTGCCCGTAAACGCTATCATACGAACGTGGAGACTTTTCTGGTCGGAAAGATTTCTACACTCGACTTGAACGATTCGCAGAGCCAGAAGGATGAGGCACGCCGCAAGCACATCAATGAGTTGTTTTATTACTGGTACTATTATTACCAGTTGCGCAGTCTCACACTGTGGGATTTTGCGGCAGGCACAGGGATTGAGGCCGATTTTGAGAAGATAGTCAGGCATTGA
- a CDS encoding ABC transporter ATP-binding protein: MIELTGINKIYRTNEIETQALENVNLTVEKGEFLSIMGPSGCGKSTLLNIMGLLDAPTSGTIQIAGVKVEGMKDKELAAFRNRNLGFVFQSFHLINSLNVLDNVEVPLLYRNVSAKERRQLAEEVLQKVGLSHRMHHMPSQLSGGQCQRVAIARAIVGNPEIVLADEPTGNLDSKMGAEIMELLHKLNQEDRRTVVMVTHNEEQAKQTSRIVRFFDGRQVG, translated from the coding sequence ATGATAGAATTAACCGGAATCAATAAGATTTACCGGACCAATGAGATAGAGACACAGGCATTGGAAAATGTGAACCTGACGGTAGAAAAAGGAGAATTCCTCAGCATTATGGGACCTTCAGGATGTGGAAAATCTACTTTGCTGAACATCATGGGATTGCTGGATGCGCCTACCAGCGGCACTATCCAGATTGCAGGAGTGAAAGTGGAGGGGATGAAAGACAAGGAACTAGCCGCTTTCCGTAACCGGAACTTGGGATTCGTGTTCCAGTCGTTCCATCTGATTAATTCCTTGAATGTGCTGGATAATGTGGAGGTACCTTTACTTTATCGCAATGTTTCTGCGAAGGAACGCAGGCAGCTGGCTGAAGAAGTATTGCAGAAGGTAGGATTGAGTCATCGTATGCATCACATGCCGTCGCAGCTTTCCGGAGGGCAATGCCAGCGTGTGGCCATTGCCCGGGCAATTGTGGGAAATCCGGAAATCGTGCTGGCCGACGAACCGACCGGTAACTTGGATTCCAAGATGGGAGCGGAGATTATGGAGCTGCTGCACAAGCTGAACCAGGAAGACAGGCGTACGGTGGTGATGGTGACCCACAATGAGGAGCAGGCCAAACAGACCTCACGTATTGTACGTTTCTTTGATGGCCGCCAGGTAGGATAA
- a CDS encoding ABC transporter permease: protein MWKLILKNLWSRRRRNGWLLAELILVAILSWAIFDPVLVVTYERHLPLGYDADRLCMVSVAMLPPEAPGYEPQAADSASLMQAYLNLVDRVRQYPGVEQAAPVLSFVYPGAMGSGTYDFVAEGDSVVHSALYIEFLPHTHFFETYGFQSGEGSMSAVRLSDLDNGDYYIMTEDLLEGMFHTYMYRNQRCWEVNGTDTSYTAVKGTVKACKYLSDWRPVPVVFMPQQNPDIRSSLYNLRMVIRLKEGVSMERFLHDFHPWMLRQLRAGNLYARELQSYDEINAAREFSDSTALYRRNLSIALFFLINLCLGVIGTFWMQTRTRREEVGVMLSYGATPRRIRLMLLGEGTVLTTLATFIGCFIYLQYAFSEGLNKGNSWMPAVIPSWVDNFGLHFFLVSLAVYVVLLLVVWAGIYIPARRISAISPTEALRDE, encoded by the coding sequence ATGTGGAAATTGATTTTGAAAAATCTTTGGAGCCGTCGCCGTCGCAACGGATGGTTGCTGGCTGAACTGATATTGGTGGCCATTCTTTCCTGGGCCATTTTCGACCCCGTGCTGGTAGTGACTTATGAGCGACATCTTCCGTTGGGATACGATGCAGACCGTCTGTGTATGGTGTCTGTGGCCATGCTTCCTCCGGAAGCTCCTGGGTATGAGCCGCAAGCGGCCGATTCGGCTTCGTTGATGCAGGCGTATTTGAATCTGGTAGACCGTGTCCGGCAGTATCCTGGGGTGGAACAGGCTGCTCCGGTACTTTCTTTTGTATATCCGGGTGCGATGGGAAGTGGAACTTACGATTTTGTAGCAGAAGGTGATTCGGTCGTTCATTCGGCTCTCTATATCGAATTTTTACCTCATACCCATTTCTTTGAAACCTACGGTTTCCAGTCTGGTGAGGGGAGTATGAGTGCGGTCCGGCTGTCGGATTTGGACAATGGGGACTATTATATCATGACGGAAGATTTGCTGGAAGGAATGTTCCATACATATATGTACCGGAACCAGCGTTGCTGGGAGGTGAATGGTACAGATACGTCTTATACGGCGGTGAAAGGAACGGTGAAAGCATGCAAGTATCTGAGTGACTGGCGTCCCGTACCGGTTGTGTTCATGCCGCAGCAGAATCCGGACATTCGTTCCAGCCTGTACAATCTGAGGATGGTCATTCGTTTGAAAGAGGGAGTCAGCATGGAACGCTTCTTGCACGATTTCCACCCTTGGATGCTTCGCCAGCTACGTGCCGGGAATCTTTATGCCCGTGAATTGCAGTCGTACGATGAAATCAATGCGGCCCGTGAATTCAGTGATTCTACGGCGCTTTATCGTCGTAATTTGAGTATTGCACTGTTTTTCCTGATCAATCTCTGTCTGGGAGTGATTGGTACTTTCTGGATGCAGACTCGCACCCGTCGGGAAGAGGTGGGCGTGATGCTTTCTTATGGAGCGACACCTCGTCGCATTCGTCTGATGCTCTTGGGAGAAGGTACGGTACTGACCACGCTGGCTACTTTCATCGGCTGCTTCATTTACCTGCAATATGCGTTTAGTGAGGGACTGAATAAGGGAAATTCCTGGATGCCGGCGGTGATTCCCAGTTGGGTGGACAATTTTGGACTGCACTTTTTCCTTGTCTCACTGGCGGTGTATGTGGTGCTGCTGTTGGTAGTATGGGCAGGTATTTATATCCCGGCTCGCCGGATAAGCGCCATCTCGCCCACGGAAGCCTTGCGGGATGAATAA